The DNA sequence TCATAAGTGCTGGTAATGTGCTTAGGTGTAAAGGGTGCCAAATCTACCTTCATGACTTCGGGAATATGTGAGATGAGAAGATCATATGGTAAACAGGCAGCAGACGAAGATATGTCCCTGATACTTTCAAGCATGTATTGGAGAATCCACACAAACCAATCTAGTCTTTTATTGTTAACAAGACAATAAAGTACAAAAATATCTCTAGTGGATAAAGAGCTAAAGGACCTAGTTCTGGGGAGAAGAGTAGTAGCAATCATGTGGGCCAAGACACGATGTTCAAACTTAAGGTTCTTGGGACTGATATCAGGAGGATTATCAGACAAAAAGGTTTTTGCTTATTCAAAGGAAACTTTAAAATATTTTGGCCACGAATTTTGCACAAACACATCAAACCCACTAAACTTAACAGAGAAAATCTTTTCAGATTGATAAGAATCCAAAACAATTCTAGTGCCTAACACCATAGATTCCAAATCATCTTTGTCATTCACAAAAAGGTTTGCATAAAACATCCTTACTAGTTCCTCATAAACAGATTTTCCAATGGTATCAAATAGAGAAGAAAGATGTTGAAAATCAAATATAGCAGTCACATCAAAGTGTAGATTTTTCATGAGAGAGAGACTTACAGAGCGTCCATAAGCCATAGATTTTGACTTGTAGGACTCAAACCTTGCTTTTTCACTAGGGCCATAAAAGAATAATTTGTCCTCGGGACCAAATTCCGTGTTCTCTACTTTTCCTTTCTTGCATGCCGCCTTTTGGGGGGTTTGCTCCATAGGTCTTTTGCCTGCTTTTTTCTGGCTAATGGGaggattttcggaagattcactACTCTCATTGTCCGTTTTGAGAAAATCTGAGTCAATGGATGACTCCAAGTCTACAGATTCTTCAGGGTTAAGGGGTTTTTGAAATCTTCAGTTGCATCTGGTTGCAGTGGAATAAGAGGGGTTTCTTTTGGCCATGGTGAGAGTTTTTCTTTGATGAGAATGGAGAGAGTAACAAGGAAGGAAGTGTTTTTATCGGTACTTTTTGGGAAGAACGAAGGGTCACTTTGGTTAAAGAAAAGACGAGTTCAGAAGGAAGTGATGCTTCTGAAGAGACTGATCAGCGGTACTGAAGAAGAAGCAATTATTACActtgcaagaaaattaattaaacCACACATacttaaggaaataaaatattttagaacACAGTAAAAGATTTGTTTTACAAATTTGGCACAATGCCAATCTTTTTCGAAGAAAACAAAATCTTTCTTCCAAAAGtggttttgtaaaaatatcagcaAGTTGAGAATCAGTACTAATAAATTCTAAAACATTATCACCTTTAGCAACATGATCACGGATAAAATGATTCTTAATTTCTATATGCTTTGCTATAGAATGATGCACAGAattttttgataaataaataGCACTAGTATTATCACAAAATATAGGAGTAGAGGTAAGAGATAAATCATAGTCGAGAAGTTGATGCATAATCCATAGAACTTGGGTACAACAGCTTCCAACAGCTAAATATTCTGCTTCAATCGTTGATAGGGCAACACAATTTtgtttcttgctatgccaagatACTAATGCATTTCCTAAGAGTTGACATGTGCCacttgtgctttttctatcaATCTTGTCACCTGCAAAATCTGCATCTGAAAAGCCTCTTAGAACAAAATTGCTAGAACAATCATACCATAATCCTAGCTCAGAGGTACCAATTAAATATCTAATAATTCGTTTAACAGCAGTGAGATGGGATTCCTTAGGATCTGACTAAAATCTTGCACACTTGCACACACTAAACATAATATCTGGTcgactagcagtgagatataataAGGATCCAATCATTCCTTTATGCATGGTTTCATCAACCTTTTTTCCATTGCTGTCTTCATCGAGCATTGTTGTTGGACTCATTGAAGTGCCAATTGACTTAGCATTTTCCATGCCAAACTTTTTGATAAGCTCCTTAGTGTACTTGGTTTGGCTAATGAAAATCCCTTTAGGAAACTATTTGATTTGAAGTCCGAGAAAGAATGTCagttctcccatcatgctcatttcgaaTTCTCCTTTCATGGAAAGAGCAAATTCATTATATAGAACAAAGTTAGGactaccaaaaataatatcatcaacataatttgAGTAATAAGATTACCTGAACTAGAATGCTTAACAAAAAGAGTTGTATCGATATTACCTCTTTTAAACCCTTGATTTAGAAGAAAAGAGCTTAACCTTTCATACCAGGGACGAGGATCTTGTTTGAGACCGTACAAAGCTTTAGTCAGCTTGTATACATGATCAGGAAAGATGACGTTTGCAAATCCTGGTGGTTGATTcacatatacttcttcagagatgTGGCCATTTAGGAACgcacttttaacatccatttaAAATAGCTTGAATCCTTTGTAAGCAGCGAAAGCAAGTAATATTCGTATGGATTCGAGTCTTTCTACAGGCgtaaaggtttcatcatagtcgattCCTTCTTGCTGAGAGTATCCTTGAGCAACCAATCTTGCTTTATTTCAAACTACTTGACCTGATTCATTCAATTTCTTTCTGAATACCCACTTAGTTCTAATGATGGATGATTTTGAAGGTCTTGGAACCAATTCCCatactttatttctttcaaattgatctAGTTCCTCTTTCATAGCACTTATCTAGTGAGTATCTTTGAGAGCTTCATCCACTTTCTTTGGCTCAAGTTGAGAAATAAGAGCCACATGAGATTTGTTCTTCTGTGACCTTCTTGTAGTGATTCCTTCCTGTGGATCTCCTATAATGAATTTATGAGGATATCCAAGTTCACTTTTCCATTTATTTGGAGTGTTTGAGGAAGGTTCTCTTTCTACATTAGTCGACTGATCTGCTGGAGATAGTTCAAAATTTTCTACGGGCTCTTTAGCTGGTTGAGTCTGTTGAACAACTGACTCACTTTGATGATCCTTTCCTACAATAACAAATTTAGGTACAAAAGAGATTTTCTCATCTTCAGGAATTTTTTCATCCTTGGGCGAGGGTTAGTATCAACAAAAATAACAATTGATTCTTCAATGCATAAAGTTCTTTTATTGTAAACTCTATATGCTCTACTTGAAGAAGAGTATCCAATAAATATACCTTCATCACTCTTAAGATCAAACTTACCCAAATTGTCCTTTCCATTATTGTGGATAAAGCATTTTCATCCAAAAGGGTGAAAGTAGTGAATATTGGGTTTCTTACCGTTCCATAGTTCATAAGGAGTCTTTTTGAGGATTGGTCGAATCAGACACTTATTGATGATGTGACATGATGTACTCACAGCTTCTGCCTAGAAGTGATGAGGTAAGGAATTTTTCACAATCATGGTTCTTGACATGTCTTGTAAAGCTCTATTTTTACGCTCTATTACTCCATTTTGCTGCGGTGATCTTGGTGAAGAGAAGTTGTGAGAGATTCCTTGATCGTTGTAAAAAATTTTAAAAGCtctgctttcaaattctcctccatgatcactcTTGATAGTAGATATGTAGTATCCCTTTTCTCGTTGAACCTTCTTACAGAAAACTTCAAAAATCTTTAGAGCATCATCTTTGTGACTTAGAAATATAACCCAGGTACATCTAGAGAAATCATCTACAATGACAAAAGCATATTTACTACCACCTATGCTAGCAGTTCTAGTTGGACCAAATAAATCCATATACAATAATTGAAGAGGTTTGGAGGTGAaaacaatatttttaattttgaaaGAAGAGCGAGTTTGTTTTCCCAGTTGACATGCATCACAGATATGATCctttgaaaaatctagttttggaaGAACAATTACAAGATCATGTTTAGAAAGCTTTTGAATAGTATGCATGCTGGCATGACTAAGTTTTCTATGCCAGACCCAGGGATCATCAATCATGGAAGTAAGACAAATTTGATCTCCAAGATTATCTAAATTGCTGATAGTATAGACATTTTTGTCTCTATTGCCAGAAAGAATGATTTTACCTGATTCATCTTCTATAAACCAACCATGTTTCTTAAAACGAACCTCATAGTCGTTGTCATATAGTTGACTAATGCTAAGAAGATTATAGCCGAGTTCATCAACCAGGTAGACTTCATCTACATCACATGTTGATCCCGGAGGAATTTTTTCAACACCAATTACATTTTCTTTGGATTTATCTCCAAATGTAAATGTTCCTCCATCTAGTTTGGTGACTGATTTGAACAATTGTTTGTCACCAGTCATATGTCTGGAACACGCGCTGTCGAGATACCATTTTCCTTTTCGATTCTTCTCGGGGTGTTCCTACAAAACAAAGTTACTTGTTTTTAGGTACCTAAGCCTGCTTGGGTCCTGAATGGTTAGAATGCTGAGTGTTAGCTTGATTTGAAGATTTAGGTCTCCTGACCCATCTCCTGTTATCCTTGAACCTGCAACGATTAGAGGTAGACCCCTTTTACCACAATAAAAACATGGTGGACTATTAGAGTTTCCAAAACCTTTTTCTACTCTAATTCTGTTCATGCATTAGTTAGTACTATGGCCATTTTTACCACAAAAGGAACAGGCAAGAAATTTCTATTTGTGATGAGTAGTCTGATTTGATTTGACTGAGATGTGACTGGTGAATTTTTGCAATCCATTCAATTGAAGTTGAAGCTCATTAACTTTATCCTGTAGCATATCACACTCAATTTCACATACTTCCAGTTTTAGGGCCCGGTCTTTCTTTTCTCTCTTGATATTTCTAAGTTCATTCACAACTTTTTCGATATCTGCAAGATCAATATCAACAAATTCTTGAAATTCATAACAATTAGGGCATGTGGGAAGACATACCTCACTAGTTCCTTCATCTGCCATAAGGCCAAGTTCTCTTGTGTTGTCTTCCTCATCATCTCCATCTGCCATTAGTCCAAGCTCCCCTGAATCTTCATTTTTATTTATATCCATGAAACATATATTAGCAACTTTCTCATGATCAGACTCTTCTTCATCACTCCATGCTCCGAAGGATTTCTTCTTTTGCATGTTTCTGCTGAGTTTCTTCTTTAGTTCGGGACAATCAGCTTGAATATGATCAAACTTTCCACATTCGCATCACCTTCCATCATTTTTATTAGTTTCATTGTTTATCCTTCCTTTCCTGAAGTTAGGCTTCCCTATTCTGCTATTTCTGTTTTTCCTCATCATGCTTGTTACAACTTGAGAGAGCATGGCAATGTTTTCATCTtgttctcctccttcttcttcttcttcttcttcattttatgGTTCAGCCACAGTTGCCTTAAAGGTAAccgtttttttcttttcttgaattTATCTATCCAAGTGAGTTTTTTCAAAATCAATTAGATCACCTCTGAGTTCATCATAGGAAATTTTGTCAAGATCCTGACATTCCAAAGCGATGACTTTTGGTTGCCAAATGGTAGGTAAACTCCTGAGAATTTTTCTAACTTGTTCACCACTTTTGATAGGTCTGCCAAAGGACTTCAGATCTCCAAGAatttgctgaacccggagaacaTCTCTTCCACTGATTCTCCATCCTTCATTTGAAATAGCTCGTAGTCTCAAACCAAAAGATTGATTCTTGTTTCTTTTACTTTGTTGGTTCCTTCGTACGTGACCTCCAGTTTGTCCCACATTTCTTTGGCTGTTTCACAACTTGATATCTTTTCATACTCTTCTCCATTGATAGCATTGTACAGTAGATTTTTTGCTTTGGCATTTATAGTTATGACAGCAGCTTGTTCATTAGTGTAGTCATCTAAGTCAAGAGGATCAGTTGATATGATGACTTGACCATTTGCATCCTTCTTTGGTGGGATTGGAAGATTTCCTTTTTTGATCACACGCCAAACTTTAATGTCATGTGACATCGTATATGTTTCCATACGCACTTTCCAATGAGAAAAGTATTATCCGTTGAAATAAGGAGGTCGAACCTGAGAGGTTCCTTCTTGAAATAGTGCACCAACAACAGTGTTAGATCCTATGGTCTTTTTCTCACCAGTTGTTAAGCAGAGATTGTGAGCCTTGCTCTGATACTAATTGAAGGTACAATAGGGGGTGAATTGTGGTCTATTAAAAAATTAGTCGACTAACGATGATTTTAGTTGACTAGATT is a window from the Nicotiana tomentosiformis chromosome 10, ASM39032v3, whole genome shotgun sequence genome containing:
- the LOC138900347 gene encoding uncharacterized protein, giving the protein MSHDIKVWRVIKKGNLPIPPKKDANGQVIISTDPLDLDDYTNEQAAVITINAKAKNLLYNAINGEEYEKISSCETAKEMWDKLEVTYEGTNKVKETRINLLV